The sequence CTGTGCATGTTAAATGCCCAAGCTGAGCTTACCAGTTCTCGGCACGACTGGGTGGTGGAGCTTTCATGAACCGTACCACACCCCTACCTCTGACCGGAGGAATACCTCAACCTTTGACGGATCTATCAAAATGTATGATTGGAGCTGAATGTAAGCCACTACTCCTTTTCCTTGGTTTGGTGACGGCTAACTGTTATTGGTTGGCAGGGGGATCCGATCGAACTGAACAGACTTTCGCTAAGAAGACTGCTTCTTTCGCTCGTTTGGCCGGAGATCCAACTAAAGGAGTCAAAGGAGGTATCATGGCTCATGCACTCCGAAGTGAGCTAAATGTTGAGAGATCGAGTCTTGAAAATCAGCTTACGCGTTGAATTCAGCCACCGGAAGTACCTGCTGTAACGTCGCTGCCATCGCTGCAGGGCAACTAGATGTATATTGGGATGCGGGATGTTTCCCTTGGGATGTCTGTGTGAGTACATAGATTCAATTCTGCATCCTGCCTCATCCGTCTGTCTTCGCCAAATTTCGCTAGACAATGTGCCCCACCTATACGTAGAACTGTAAAACTGCGTCTGACTTGTCGTTCATCTGTCtctgatcgatcaatcaggCTGGTGCCATCATCGTCTCGGAGACCGGTGGATTCTTCTCTGGCGGCAAGGACGCTGAAGCACAAAATACCACTGATGCCGACGTCTTGATGGGAAGGAGATATATCTTTGTCCGAGCGTTGCCCCCATCCAAAGTGAGTCATGCTTGAATGGGACGTATCACAGATGCTCAGATCCTCTCTGTCTTATAGACCGAATCTGCCGAGGAAATTCAGCGACGATTGGCCAAGGAGCTTTACGAAGTCGTTGACGAATGGACCAATGAGGATATGTAGTGCCGCATGACGCACACGCAGTCACATCACGGATAGGCATATACAGGAGTTAGCGTCGCACATATGAATGTTTGATGCATGCACTGTTCATAATCATATCATAAGATGAAGGACGACCTCGGTGTTCCGCATCTCTGTTGCGTAATGAAGTGCATGTATGAAGGGGATATTCGGAATAATCTGTACATGGGGACTCCACTGGAATCGATGGCGTGCTCAATaacatcttttgatattttgGAATTTATATTGATTTATTATGGGAGACATGTCATGATGGGATGACGATCACATTCGGAATGATCAGATATGATCTCAGGCGAATGAAGATGCACAGAGGGAGACATGCATTAGATGGCACGAGTTGATTTCCATAGACTGAAAGttaatcattcattctctttttcattctcatttctttGTTCAATGTAGTGTGAGTGTgaatacatatatatatttacAATGCCTCCAAGAGCGACCATCCCTTGTTCCGTTCAATTACCTTCTATCAAACCGACATGGCAACCCCCTAAACCCCATTTAGCATCATATCATCCTCCTGCATtttcaccttcgtcttcaACGTCGACATTTGTACCTCCCGTTTCGCCTCAACTACCTCCGAGAAGAAAGCCAGCTTTTAGTCCAGGTGGATTCGGTCTGcaatcatcacctcaaccCGCGCCTTCACCCAGATCATGGAAGggtaaagagaaagctagagaagCCGAGCTGGACGAAATCAGGAAGAAGGACGAAGAGATtcgaagagatgaagaaaggttagaaggaagggaaagtaaagaaggaaaagaagaagccgAGGCTTGTTACGTTGTAAGTGAATCTCTCCCACAGTTGAAGAAAAACACATCCATTAGCTAATACGAACAATCTCTTAGCCTCCTCCTGCAACACTTCATTTCTACTCACCGAATCAACTTCCACTGCTTTACTCACCACAACCCTTACCACCTTTCCAGATAGCTTACGAAACATGGGGTAGACTCAATTCGAAAAGAGATAATGCGATTCTGTTACATACGggattatcagcttcttcacatGTCGCATCTGGTGGAAATGaagtttcttctttgacatcttcaaaATCAGGATGGTGGGAAGAATTCGTTGGACCTAATAAATCCATTGACACCAATAAATTCTTTGTCATCTGCACGAATGTTCTGGGTGGATGTTTCGGTTCAACTGGTCCATCAAGTCCTTATCCACCTGGAGATGGTGAAACTCGATGGGCAACAAGGTTCCCAATGTTAAGCATACACGACATGACTCGGGCACAACTGGACTTGTTGGACTCGATGGGTATCGACAAGTTGTACGCAAGCATAGGCTCCAGTATGGGGGGAATGCAAAGTATCTCCATGGCTTATATAGCTCCTGAAAGAGTTGGAAGAGTCGCTAGTATCTCTGCGAGTGGGAGAGCCGGCTTGAATGGCGTCGGAATGAGATACGCTCAAAGAAGTGGTAAGTGAGGTGGGATTATCAAGAAATTAATTGTCTATCGGCTAATCTCTGGCCTGGGGGATCATATAGTATTAATGGCAGACCCTAATTGGAACAGAGGATTTTACTATGATGGTGTACCTCCTCATAATGGAATGAAACTAGCTAGGCGTGAGTCCTTGCaaactttctcttcaggtATCAAAATGCTGACGTTCTCAACTGTCCACCTAGAAATCGCAACCATCACTTACCGATCTGGACCAGAATGGGAACAACGATTTGGACGACAAATGCTGTCAGAACAAGAATCTGCTCTTGATTCAGAGGGTAATCCAGATGTCCCAAGGCTATCACCGGATTTCTTGATCGAAActtatcttgatcatcaagtgagtgaatcttaTCGCTTCACTAGAAGAGATCGGAAGACTAACGTATTATAATTACATAATAGGGAGAAAGGTTCTGCTTAACGTATGACGCCAACTCTATGATTTACCTTTCAAAGGCAATGGACCTCTTTGACATGTCAGCTCCGGCTTTGACCTCTCTAGCTAAGAAATTCAACGCTGCTTATCCCGATTCAAatccattcccattcccatctgACCCGGTCGAAATATCAGTATCTTCTGCCAGACATACAAGTTCTTCCGAAACTTCAGCAAGTAAACAAGTATCAGAATCCGAAACTCAGAAGAAATTACAAAGGTTCATTCCTACCTCCAAATCTCCTCATTTAGCTGAACTAGCTCAAGGTTTACAACGACTGAAGAGTATTCCAGCTTTAGTATTGGGTGTACAAAGTGATGTCTTGTTCCCAGTCGAACAACAAAGAGAACTTGCAGATGCGTTGAAATTAGCTGGAAACGCAAATGTCACTTATTACGAGTTAGGTGGAGTTTGGGGTCATGATACTTTTTTACTGGATGTGCAGAATGTAGGAGGAGCTATCAGGGGTTTCTTGCATTGATCAATGCCAAGAAAAGTCAATCCAGGCAGTATGGCGAAATGTATTTTGTGTAGTTCAACTGAGTTCTAACGGTTTAGCCACACATAAAACACATATGCATACTCAATACAAACAAGGTTTATTCTATTATCAAACCTCAACTAATCACATCCCAAGTGAGGTATTACCGACTGAATCTTCTGAGCCCAACAACCTGATACCAGATTCAACATAGTCAGATAAAATTGATCGACATCGGAACAACAACAGAAAGCACACTCACGCGAACTCCTTCATCAGAGAACATTCACCTCCGTTCTCTAGATCGATGTTGTATGCCTGGAACAGCCCATCTGCACTTATCACCATGACTTGAGGCACGGTCCTGTGGATATGGATAAGCTTGGTATTAGCTTACTTTCAcagatttgatcaactaCGCGACTTACGCGCTCATAGCAACTACAGTTCTAGCACCACTACCTCTTAACTTGATGAAAGCGAAATCTCTTTGAGGTTCCCACATTTCCGATACACTTCTTGGTAGATAACCACCCACGCCACCCACAAAGGATTTGCCAATGGAGTAAGATCGTCTTCCCAACGATGATGTCGCACTATGACTATTGTTCAGCTTAGCTGCCGCTAGTGGCggtgaatttgatggagCGTCGGAAGGTGTCGGTGATCTTGCACCATCAACAAGGTTCTCCTGTATATCTGAGAATCCACTTGAACTCTTTCCACCTGAACTTTTCGAATTGGCAAGTTTATATATATGAATAGTGcttgaatctgatgaaacAGCTAATAACGAGTTTGCtaaattgaaattgatacTGAATATCTTTGCACTTTGTGTTCCCCTTCTGAATTGCCATAGCTTCTTGGCGTCTGGAACGGAGAAGACTCTGACCACGGTTCCCTTATCGGAAGCTGTGGCGAGCATTGTACCTGTCGAGTTCAGCGCAAGAGCAGCAACTGGTGTCTTATGTGCCTGGATCACATTGAGTGCTGATAGTGAGATGGTGTCAAAAAGAAGGACATCCCCTGTTGTGGGTGCTGGAGGCGCTGCTGGAACGGCGTTAGAGGATAGAGGAGCCGAGGAGGCTGAGGGTGCAGGTGATGGATAGGCAAGATATGAATGttcggatgatgatgatagtgcACAGATAGCTATAACATGACGTGCATAGTGTATTCAGCAACTAGTCATGGAGAGAAATTTAACCAGGGCCGGGGGcggagggggagggggagggggaggggAAAAACAGAACACTAAACTCATCATCGAGGcaggagagagagaagatgattgttATGATGGATTACGACGGGAATCAGATACTCACCATTAGCATTAGGTCCAGTTTCGATAGTATGTAGCAACTTCATCGTTGATATATCGTAAATGTAAATCTCACTCTCAAGGACTACGATTAGTCTCTTCCGGTTCATCTTGACGGCAAGTACAGAGGTAGGGAAAATGAGCTCGCATATAGTAGATTGACGCTACGAGAACTTGATATCAGTCTCTTGGCCGAACAGCTGGTTGTGACTTAGTTGACAGGACTGAACTGGATAGCTCACTTTCGTATTTACAATTTGTAACTTTCTAGGACTATTGGACGGTTGAGTATCGGCTGCCCCAACTAGAGCAACGAGAGAAGTACAGAATAGCATCTCGACAATCCCAGTCgcaccttgatcatctactTTTAAAGTTTGCACAGATTCAACGCAGAATTCTATGCAGATCATTACCGTAAAAGAGATTGTGACAAACTCACGCTTCGAATGAACTTTACCAAACGGATCACAATTCAGTATAGTATATCCCTTCTTATGACCAACCGCGATACACGAGAAATCCTGATTGAAATTACAGCACTGAGATAGAGCACAGTATGATCAGCAGTGTCCTCCACGCATACGACCCCAAGGTAAGGATCCCAAAAGCAAGTTAATTCCGCTAAGGAGAGAGGGTGAAGAGAACAACATACGAGAAGGTCCGGATGACGCTTGCCAAGACGAGACATTTTGATGTAGGTTGTTGATGCTTGATCAAGTGAAGGGCGAGATCCAGTAGACTGTGTGAGCGTCTTAGTCGATTCAGCGAGCTTTGTCAATGCTCTTTGGAAGTCTTTGAGAATAAAGAAGGGATATGGAAAGCGGAATGGAGTGATGAGATGGTGTCATTGACAATGGTGGTTATCACGGGGAGAACCGTGCCTCTCATTAAGCGGATGTCTTGTTGATATTTCTGGGTGGCAATAATCTTTCACGCTGCGACTAACACACCATTTGATGGACACCGAATGCAAGAATAATGTAGATGTCATGGCGAATGCATGCAATGAGATATGTGAGGATCATCGTGAACTTATAAATGCATACAGAAAAAACAGACAAGAAACTTCGCTTCCGATACAGGCCATTCACCaccaacctttcttcttttcttctcctcctgcCCAGCCAATCTGCCTCTGATCTTGTTGACCACTGGGTGTTATTGGATTGCTTTGGTGTGGAGCTAGCATATGTTGCTGGGGATGTGGTATATGAGGTGGGAGCTGAGGCATGAATTGGCCGTGTGGTGGCCAGTAATTATTTGGTGATGGCGATGGTTCATGATGTGATGCCTTCGCCCGGAGATTGAACAAAGCCGAGTTGGTAAGAATGATCAGGAATGACAATGTCACAAGGGTAAAGCTCTGCATGATTCCAGTTCAAGTTAGCGTAACTGTATTTCTGTGAGTtatgatgacttaccattgTTTTCCAGCTTATTGGATCTACGAAGCTATTTATGACTCCCGCAAACGTCTCCGcgatgatattgattctaCCCACCATCGTTGGATCTCGATTCATACACGCATCCCACGCTTTACAAGGTGCTTCCCTACATGGACGTGAACGGTATCAACGATAAGCACTTCTCAAACGAACTCCAAGATCACACTCACATTGCTGGTACACGGAGAACAGGATCGCATCGATTCGTTAGATATAGAGTCGTACATTCCGCAATCTCCTGCAGTATCTCTGTGAAAATGAGTGAACTCAACACTTAAACCTACACGTTACACGATCGAAGGTGTGAACTCACCGACAGAGTGTTCTTGCATTTTATCTTTAACATCTC comes from Kwoniella shivajii chromosome 9, complete sequence and encodes:
- a CDS encoding homoserine O-acetyltransferase, which codes for MPPRATIPCSVQLPSIKPTWQPPKPHLASYHPPAFSPSSSTSTFVPPVSPQLPPRRKPAFSPGGFGLQSSPQPAPSPRSWKGKEKAREAELDEIRKKDEEIRRDEERLEGRESKEGKEEAEACYVPPPATLHFYSPNQLPLLYSPQPLPPFQIAYETWGRLNSKRDNAILLHTGLSASSHVASGGNEVSSLTSSKSGWWEEFVGPNKSIDTNKFFVICTNVLGGCFGSTGPSSPYPPGDGETRWATRFPMLSIHDMTRAQLDLLDSMGIDKLYASIGSSMGGMQSISMAYIAPERVGRVASISASGRAGLNGVGMRYAQRSVLMADPNWNRGFYYDGVPPHNGMKLARQIATITYRSGPEWEQRFGRQMLSEQESALDSEGNPDVPRLSPDFLIETYLDHQGERFCLTYDANSMIYLSKAMDLFDMSAPALTSLAKKFNAAYPDSNPFPFPSDPVEISVSSARHTSSSETSASKQVSESETQKKLQRFIPTSKSPHLAELAQGLQRLKSIPALVLGVQSDVLFPVEQQRELADALKLAGNANVTYYELGGVWGHDTFLLDVQNVGGAIRGFLH